ttaacaacacaaaacaatgacaaatattgtccagaaaccctcacaggtactgcacttagcataaaaatatgctcaaatcataacgtggcaaactgcagcccaacagacaacaacagctgtcagtatgtcagtgtgctgacttgacttttgACTTtgacccaaaactgcatgtgattttcataaagtgggcatgtctgtaaaggggagactcgtgggtacccgtagaacccattaacattcacatatctggaggtcagaggtcaagggacccctttgaaaatggccataccagtttttccttgccgaaattaagtgcaagtttggagtgttatttagcctccttcccgacaagctatgacatggttggtaccgatggattcggAGGaggtttttctattttcatatgatgccaaaatcttcacgctagctttaaaactgagcccgctacaacctccgaaagatcaattgtgttaatgcgttaaaaataTTTGTGGCGTttaaacgaatttgcattaacacgttatcgcgttaactttgacagccctaaaatgaaATCATGAGTTACTTGTAAGTATAGCTGTGAaatgaatgtagtggagtaaaaagtacaatatttccctctgaaatgcagTATAGTAGAGAAAGCAGTACAGGGATTATAGCAGCAGaaatgtaaagtaaagtaaaacttGTGCTTGTACAAAGTACTTGAGCAAATGTACTTTCCACTACTGGTAAAGAGGTTTTGAATCTGATATGAACACAATCCTCATCTTTtacctatccatccatctactgCATTTGTTTTCCAGTTGTTTGTGGTCACACTGCCAACAGGATCAAGGCTATCTAGGTTACTATTTCCTGACACAACACCTCCCTCCGTGACGTCTACCTTGATATGGAAGACAAGCAAATATGTTGCAGTAATATATCAGATTTGATATGAATTTTGGATCAAATCCCAAATCCTGATCAGTTTTATGCCCAGAGATTATAATTTAGACATATTTTTTCATAATGGATCATGGGTCACTGTGTAATTATTTTACCTGATTTTATTGATCTTATCttagtttttttaattcttatatacaattgttttgtttatctgaCTGTTATTAAAATCGGCATCTTGTTGAAACATAAAAATTCTATATATTTGCAATAGTTTCTACCACAAACTAATCAAAAACATAGGAAATCACAATCTAAAATCTTcgatttttgttttgtattttggaACCGATGATGCAGAAACATTTTTCGTCAAATTCCGAGATTGAttctaacaaataaaataaaataataaataaataaataaaattacttaTTCTGAAAGGCTATTATTTTCCACTATTTGCAACTCTTTCTGCTCAGTTATGGTCTATTTTCTACATCATTCATATAAAGTTACTGGACAACTACAGACATCATACAGTCATTCTGCGCCACGCATCTTCACAGAAGTGTTTCTGCATGTATACAAGTGAAAAACATTTCGGTACCGTGTTGCTCTTTATttcaaaagatgaaaaaaatgtgaaaactagTAACAACATAATTAATATTCAGTGGACATAACTTTTCCAAATGTACACTTTATTTTAaacaaaagtacaaaaacaaacatcaggTATTTACAATACTTGCATGGCAATGTTCACTTTCTTTGGTCATTCTTCCAATTTGATGGTTTTGCACAAAGTAGGCAACAAACAGCCTTTTGGAGGTCTGAGATTATCACATGCTGAATCTACTATTCAACCAGACGCTGAGCAACCTACTGAGGACTCACAACTTAATTACAATTTTGTCTGCAAGTAATTTACCGGAACGGTTTCAATTCATGTTATGAGTTATTTGACAATTGTCGAATTTGCCTACCAGgacatttttttacaatataaatagcaaaaaagaaaaattaaattcACATACTTCACAATTACATCCTGGTCTTGATGCATTTTCAAATTTAGTAAAATGGACCAAATTTGTGACGTGTACAGCTGCGCGTATTCCATCGTATTCTACACAAATctgacatgaaaacatgaaccCTAGTGCACATCACAAACTGAAGCAATTTACAGGTAGATTTTCAAAAGAAGGCAAACATATCGTTGACGGCTAAACGCCTTGTCCTCTCTGTGTGCTCCGTTACAAAATGATGCCATGGCTAAGCAATAAACAATCATACCTCAACACTGATGAAGCACAAATTCACTTATAGCcttgaaactaaaaaaaaatcctttcacTACTACAGGCTCAAGGACTTCTTCTTGCGTGAAACCAAACAGTGGCTTTATGTAAAACAATCTGTACAGCCAAATTAAAGCCAGTAATATGAGTGGAGTTATGTTTTACATTCTCTCAATAATCTACCTGCTTGTGTTATACAGTGGTTATGTCGAAATGTACagtacatttgaaaaaaaagaaacaaaatgaacTGAGTTTCTCTCCTGGTTACTTTGCAAAGAGGTACACACAatcaaagaacaaaaaaaaatcatgtaatgCCAAAGAACTCTGTGGCACATCGCCTACTTCCTGCAACATGTAAATCATATTACCATCTACAACTAATGCCGAGTATAACAATATACCCATAGCCCTTTCAGGAATTTCATCTCTatctcaactttttttttttaacgcctGAATGAACAAACTGAAATGAATGAACAGATTTAGTACACTGATGTTGAAGGCAGAGTTGTTTGACCGTGATGACGTGAAGCTAAGAAgcggtggtggtgatgatgaccCTCAGTCCCCGTGATGTCCTCCGAGGGTCAGACTAACGCAGGCCTACACATCCTTACAGCAAAGGCAACTGGTCTAGTAGTAATTCTACTTGCATCAActaacaaaaccaaaaaaaagttCTGCATTTTCTCAGTTTCCCAAATTCCATTCTAACAAACATGAATCCTAATAGTAGACAAGTTTACACGTGTATCAGTAGTGCAGACAAGTTATGTATATCACACACAGTatccattcatttttatttttttttaaggaatggAGGGGGTGAGGGTTTGAGGGGCTCGGGGGGGCGTTTGGATATGCTTTTTAGTAAAATTCTCCCTGAAACCAAATCCAAACCGTCTTCATCCCAAtgtacacttttttttcccaaagacagaggtgaagagaaatGTGCAAAAGTTCCACGTTCTCactgaaaagaaaacaacaatgttgttaaaaaaaaaaagagaatgacTTTTGTTCATCTTTATTTTAGGCATACGATGGCAATGTTTTCTACCTTTCACATTCCCAAAGGATGGTTGCCGTTTCTTTACACCTCAGCTTTTTGGCTGTTCTCCTCCACTTTCTCCTCCagttttttctcctcctcagaAGACCCGTTCTCCTTCTCACCAGTCTTCCAGCTTCCTTGCCTGTTTAGAATAAAACTTTGTTACCCGACATGTTGACATTCCTTCCCTCTACAGTCATTCGTGtaagaaaaacaaactgtacATGGTATGGTGTGTTCACTACACGTGTGCAGAATAATATCTACTATATCCACTTGTACTTAAAGatccagtgtgtagcatttagggggatttattagcagaaatggaatttaatattcataattatgttttcatccgtgtgtaatcacctgaaactaagaattgttgtggggttttttttagcttagaatgagcccttcatatctacattgggagcgggtcctcttcattgagtctgccatgttgctccaccatgtttctaccgTAGCCCAGAACGGGCAAACCAAAAACTGGCTCCAGAGAAAGCCTTTTGCGTTttaacgttacctgaaggccaccgtagttctccaacacatttggaaagggaggggtgagcggaagggtattcagttggttgcaatctgcaacctcaactctagatgccactaaattcTATACTCTACACAACacacttaaaggcagggttgatcaagatttaataaattattttttgttattagtTGAAagtctcattacatcctgacagcaatcagtAAATcgaatgctctgacaaaaaaagaaaagaaaaagcgactttcattggaaaacaaTGGCGATACTGGGctcgttttatttatttatttatttttttaatttcttttaaatctagtgtactcttgctagtttctcaagatcgtccaccctgcctttaatggATCTGCAAATATGTACTTACATGAGCAAGTTATGTGTTCATGATCAATCAAGAGCTAATTCCCTTAATTTGGTAAATGCAAGGTTGATCACCAAGTGCCAACTGCCGCAGTGCCCAAGACCCCAAGAATATATCAAATATGAAGCTAAAGCCAGCACGCAGTTAGCttaacttagcttagcttagtttagcataaaggctggaaacggggaaaaatctagcctggctctgtccaaaggtaacacaaatcagcacctctaaaggtcaataattaacacattatatatattgtttgttagagatacagtgtgtaggatttggtggcatctagtggtgtggttgcagagtgcaaccaactgagtacccctcctctcactcctccctttccaagactgcagtaacgtgagcggccgagtgcaaaaccgtagtataaccattcgcctcgctcagaggccatccttaccataataacactactttaggacaAAGGGAACTCAGATGGCGGCAAGCTGTACCATGGTTTTTGACTCTGCAGTTTCAAAAGCCTGtcagagaactacagtggccttaaGGTAAGGTAAAAACGCACAAGGCtttctctagagtcagtgtttggtttgtccgttctgggctactgagcaacatggcggacacCGTGAAGTGGACCCGCCCCGATATgttatacactgttcctttaaatctggacaaaaagttaaaaatgatAAGATATGgtttggggggtgggggtgggggacTTCCTGGACTCTTATCATCACCATGAGGTCACCTGGCAGGCAAGCACAAACTCCATGACTCCATGATTAAGTTGTGTTACAATCAAATCATCCCAAACTAATTTACACACAGAAAACCTACTTCCAGCATAGAGAGGGCATGAAATGAAGCTGACATATAGTCTGCTGTGTTCTTGAGGGGAAGTTGGTGGCGACTAGGTATACAGAGGCGAAACGCAAAGCTACTATCTGTATctctttatttcacaaaaatatcTGTATTTGGATTAGCTTAATTGTTTTCTGCTGCCATAATACTCCTCTTACTATGTTATTAAGTTTAGCTGCCAAAATATACCAAATAACATTTGTAGCATAATATTTTAACCATGTACCTAAATTACGTAATAATGCAACTCTAAAAAAAGATTAGAATTATATAACAGTATTATGATTTGTAGAAAGGTGAATGTTGGATTTCTTACTTGGATTTCTTCATGTAGACCCAGTATGCCAGGCCTATAACCAAAGTGGCGACAAGGAGACCGACTACGACGCCGACCACCAACTTGGTTTGGTCGTTATCCTCCGATTGGTCTGTAagacaaaacagaaacatgaGAGACCTGGGTGACACATCTCTGTATGACCCTCCAGCATATGACTGCATACTAAcacagggaagaaaaaaaagaaaaagaagccaTTATGTGCAATAAATGCATTGATGAATGGACACATCCGTACTGTACATGGTTATGACTCACTGATTTAAATGTTAATGGCAGATATTCATAGTTAGTGACTCATTTCGTCAGCCAATGGGATTATGGACAATGTTGACATTTTGTCAGGATGCTGGTAACTCCACTCCTCTTATTCTGTGTTTCATTAATGGAAACACACTGTCCAaagattgatttttttgtccAGGTGtagagtccaaggtgatgtaAAAGgttaatatttaatcaagaGCCTTCTTCCACATTTTATTCCCCCATAGTCTTTACTTAccctccctcccaccccctccCACCGATTGTTACAAGCAAGAAGACCGCTACAACTTACCTTGTTTATGCATTCTCACCTCATCATCATTTACTGAAATCAGATATAAAGTAAAATTAActtccaaaacaaaaagaaaacaagcttgatgtccagaaaaaaaaataccactCTGCCTCTATTCTACTTTTGCATGCAAGTAGGAAGAAAAGAGGGAACAGATTAAATCCAGCATCCCAACATACACACCACTGAgtgaaagggggggggggagaagagaGGTGAAATGCTGTCTCAAACACGCAGGAATGAGTAAGCAAGGGAGAGCAAGGAATGATATAAACACTGCACATTTTTGGACAATAGTGTGTACGAAGTGTTAAGAGCATGCATCGATTACATTTTGACAGTGGTGAGGTGATAGTTAGAAGTTAGATCTTCCCTCAGGGATCATCAAAAGGCAAACAACCAAATACCAAACAGAAATCtgttaaaagcaaaaataaatgctgctaatttatacattatttatttatacagcatgtGGTTTTCCTCTCATATTTTACCATTTAGCTTTTTCTAGTATGGACTAACATTTTTGATTAAAGTAAACTGATTGGTtgattattagggctgtcaaagttaacgcgataacgcaaatttgttttaatgccactaattgcttcaacgcattaatgcaacttgcaatttttaggtggtagcgggctcagttttaaaggtagagtgaagatactggtatcatatgaaactaaaaaaaactaaggaatccattggtaccaatcatgtcacactagcttgtcctGACAAAGCTTaaaaaatgctccaaacttatgctaaatttagacgaggaaaaactggcatgggcatttttcaaaggggtcccttgacctctgacctcaagatatgtgaatgaaaatgggttctatgggtacccacaagtctcccctttacagacatgcccactttatgataatcacatgcagtttggggcacgtcattgttttgtgttgttagttgatttccaataatacatatactgtatacatacatttgcatgaagcagcatatttgcccactccctacgttgatgagagtattaaatacttgacaaatctccctttacgttacattctgaacagattaaaaatgcgcgattaatttgcgattaaatattttaatcgattgtcaGCCCTATTGATTTATGTGTATATCAGAAGGGTCAGCCCTAAAaggtgattaaaaaaacaacaaccttaaGTGCGTTTACCCTTACCTAGTTTTTATCCAAGCATTTCAACATCATGTAAAGTCAACATGCAGACAGAAAGAGTTAGTGAGCAGAGTAGGAAAACATCTACAAAGGCAGTTAGTCTTTAGGAAAAACACGGACTATACTAGGCCTACCGCTTTGTACTTACCGAATGACACATTTATAGTGCTGCTATCCACGCCAAACTCATTGGCCACCGTGCAAGAGACAGTCAGATTCGCAGTAGgcacaactttgattttgtgtaTTATCTTTCCGTTGACGAAAGGACTCTCATCAAGCTGAACGATAAGAGCAAAAACACAAACGTTAGTATTCACATACCTGCCTTCACATTGTTTCTAACAGTTGCATGTGAGAAGTAGGTATATTGTACCACTAGGGGGCGACGTTGGACTGATCTGTGACTCAGCCTTTCCATGACAAAGCGTGCGCCTCTGGGATATAGACACTTGAGTCTCAGAGGAAAACCCccagacacaaagacaaactGCCAACACCCTTTTCATGTCCTCTACACATACAAGAGGATGTGGCAATTTTGTAAATAACCATCGCTGAGCCTGTATTCAAGCCTTGCGTTATTATCTCTGTGAATAGGCTTTAAAAGGATGAGACgagaggaggaaaaataaaCTTTGACTGAAATGCATAATTGTGTGCTATCTCTAAAATGCATTGTCCTTCAGTGAAAGAGTTGCGTGCACCTTTGGAGTTGATTAATTATGACACACAGGTTCAGGGTTTTTGAGGTTAGGCACTGACTGAAAGGCTTGAAAAGAATTGTAACCATCCCACACAGTGCCTCGAGTTCACGTGTAATTCAAACTGATTCATTGAGTGGTTCTGCTATCAGTGAGCACACAGGTACGCCACAGAaacaaaagaggagaaaaaaagggtCCATTTAAAAGGGATTGTCTTCATGACAGTCTGGTGAGAAAAATACTGTGTTTGAGAGCCTCGGAGAAAATGAAGAGATGTACTCTTTCGAAACACTGAGCACAACCGCCTAGAAATATTTGGACTAGATAAGTGTGGTAGCTGGGGAAAACACTAACAGTGCAAACTGCTATGCACATAACAGGGAGTATTCATTGAGTGGCAAAAGCAAAGCATGGGCTGTCTCAGGACCAAGACACTGGAAAACCTTTGATTTGTTAGCGTCCCCACAATGGCAGGAGGCTTAAACAGACAGCCTTTGTTTAGCCACATCTTCACACCTCTGCTGATGTTATTCATAGGTGTGTTCTGAGGAAAGCAGTGCCATTTATATATGAGCATCTCAGTGGTTTGTCGTCACTGCTTAAAGAGACGTTTACAGCTTCTGGCTGTTCAGTGAAGGAACAAGTGTATTTTCAGAAGTTGTTTGATGAACGAGACACCTAAATAGCACTAAATATAATCACAAAGTGTATCTCTGTAACAACGGCTGCACATAGAAATCATCTACAGTATGTCTCCTTGCTGCTTTATTGACAACATATTTagatgttgttgcctaaacatgtCCCGGCAGTTACTGTACTGCAGGACAAACCGGTTGCTATTGTCAGAGCATGGATTACTATGACAACCAGTATTGACTTATCCGTCAAAGAATGACTGAATGACTGGCAGAAACATTCAAAGCATTCTGAATGATGTGTCtcttaaaaactttatttcaagTGTGATTGTAGGTGGTCAGGAGGACGACATGAAGAATAACCAGGATGTGTGGTCACTCTTTAAAGCTGATATTCATCttgtttagggctgcaactaatgattatttaatTGTCggttaatctgtcgattatttccTGATTAATCGATCAGTAGTTTtggctataaaatgtcagaaaatagcgAAAAATgctgatcagtgtttcccaaagctcaagatgacgtcttgttttgtcaagaACTCAAAAGAAATTCAGTTTATAGTGATAAaggaataaaacaaataaaaaaaaacagaaaatattgacatttaagaaactggaattaGAGAATTTgaacttttttcttaaaaaattactctacccgattaatccattatcaaaatatatggcaattaatttaatagttgacaactaatcgattaattgattaatcgttgcagctctaaattcTTGTTTTTATAATCAATAAATCTTTACATCCAACTGTGGCGGAAAACACAAGTTAACAAGCACAGGGGGGAAACTCTCCCCATAATCTGGGATTGAGAAATCGGTTTGTCATGTTTGTAAGGTTGCAGTTGTCCTGGAtgacaataaacaataaactcAGGTTCAGTTATTGAAATTACGCATAGGCCATTTAAAAGTTATAGTTATATAAATCACAATCCTTGAGATTTTCATGAAACCAAgctctgttttatttgttatttattgtcaGCATTTTTTAGCAAAAGCTCTTCCATGCATCTATATTCATTAAttactctctttatagttattttcattgttagtGGCGGAGTACGCCAGTCCCACGCTGGATTAAAAGTGCCTATCTCACACACAAgggattcacaggaaacaatgaGCTCCAGCTTTGCTTTCAGTAAATTACTCGAAAGCTACTCGACCTCTTCATTAAAACAACGCGAGTTTGTTTGGCTGCACTGTGTTACAGATACACTGGTTCAATACATACACTCAAGAAGTGTTTGCTGTAGTAGCCTATTAAACTAAATTTACTGTTACCACGGTAACCAGGACTGAAATTTTAGGGATTATAACTTTATACTGTGCTTCTAAACAACACCTGTTTTTATGAAATGGGCAATTATGGTATGGACTATTTACAGTAGCAGTGTGTACACCCGACACGGACTTCCATTTCCACACCCTCATTCACAACAGCTCCCCAATACTTCAGATCTTACGACCGGTCAAATTATCACGAGCCTACAGTGTGTTTGTCTATGGCTTCGTGCCACATGTTGCCagtttacttttggttttgaGGAGTTTGTGTGTTGCATCTGCTCCCACTAAAACTCCAACGGTCATCACTCCGGCATGGACACAGAAAGTACCCGGAGTACCAGCAAGTATATTGGACGGTTTGCATTCAGCCTTGCACCACATTAGATCTTGTTAACTGTGTCTATCAATCTAAAAAGAGCCTAGACGATGTCCGATACCTCCAAACATCCAGCCAAAGTTAAAGTATCCCAGTATCCTAAGAACTAATTCTGtaagagtgtatgtgtgtgtgtgtgcgtgtgtgtgtgcataccgAGGTGCCGTTGATGCTCCAGGAAACGGCAGGCTTTGGAACACCTTCAGCCTCACAAATCAGGACATCGTGTTTGCCGTCTTCACCGCGCGCTTTAGTCAGCTGTTTGATGACTGGAGCACCTGCAACAGGATGTAACTCTTCAGATACATCTGAATGAGCGCATGTGTGGTGTGAATGGTTGCATATCGTTCGTGCACATACACAGGATGAGTGGGGAGAGTCCTTACTGAaagcaatagtttgacatttttgggaaatacgctttttcactttcttgctgagagttagacaagaagattgataccactctctatATAGATGGCAAGTCTAGAGCTACGGCCAACAGCCGTAGGGGAAcaactagcctggctctgtctaaaggCAACAAAATGTGCCGACGAGCACCTCtacagctcactaattaacaggTTGTATCtcgtttaatccgtacaaaaaccgaagtgtaaaaacaacaaattgttgTTGTGAGTAACTTCCTGGATCatctctgctggttgcctgaCAACCCATCATAAAACAATTTTACACTTCGGATTTTCTGTACAAATGAAACAATTGTTTGTGaacttgtttttatcttgatttTGTAACCTTAGcccagagccaggctagctgtttctccGTGTTTCCAGTATTTAAGTAAAGATAATCTAacctgctgctggctgcagcttcatgtttaccgtacagacatgagagtggtataaATCTTCTCATCCAGCACTCAGCAGCAAAGCGAATAATCGTATTTCCCAACAATCTCTGAGTTTCCTCCGCGTCCTTACCTTCGACAGCCAGTTCAAGAACAGCTTTTCGACTGAGGAGCCCCATCGTCACCTCGCACTCGTAACTGCCAGAGTCGGCGAAAGTCAGTGTGGTAAACTTGGGCTCTTTGTCCAGTTTAACATTGTCCTGAATTAAATGAAAAAGGAAACCAGCACGGTCAATAACATCCACAAAGTTTTCTTTACCCGCTTCAGGCTTTGTTGTATAAAAGATTGCTTTTACCTTTGTCCAGGAGACCTTGGAGTCTCCGGAGGCATCAATCTGGAAAGTTAGATCCAAGGCCTCACCGGCACTCTTGACGATATTTCCAGAGGGGCTTAAATTGATGTCTAGGTCTAACAAGAGAGAAGAGGACGGTGAAAAGATTGTTCAGATGCCTGACAAGGGTCGAAACATTCCTGTTGTTAACCACACAACCCTGTACTTGGCTCGCTGCCCTGCAGATGCAGCTTATTAGAGGCGGCGTGGTTGACACAACACTTTTCTCCACAAAGCACAGCAAGACAGGTGAGGCTGGCAGAGAGAGACATTAGgactttcttttttcattaGCAAAAAACTTTTCGCTTTCATGGCAACAAACAAGGAAAGAAAATTACGCTGATGACGATGCCGGCATGTAGCAAAATTGCGGTAATTTCCACGTTTTCAGCAAACACATGTTTAGGTCTCTTACAGTTGACTGTGATGTCCTTGGATGCTTCCATTGTCGGGTCGTCAACAAGGGAGCATTTGTATTCGCCAGTGGTGTCACGCGAGACGTTCGTGATGGTGTAAGTATCGGCGTTCTCCACTTTCACCAACTCTCCCTTCAAAGACACGCAAACAATGGTGGGGGATTAGTTTACGATGCCTTattgaagaaaaacaacacaataagaATGAATGGAAGAGCATCGACTCTCTATGAGATATTGATGAGCTTGTGCACCTTACCTTAAGGTGGAAGTTAAAGGTGGTGGGAGCAGGGTTACCGTCCGCCTCACACTTCAGAGTCACATTGTCTCCTTCTACCAGAGGCTCCTGAGCAGAGACCTGGAGGACGATGTTCTCTGTGGAGTC
The Sebastes fasciatus isolate fSebFas1 chromosome 7, fSebFas1.pri, whole genome shotgun sequence genome window above contains:
- the LOC141771735 gene encoding CD166 antigen homolog A-like isoform X1, with product MHLLSASCVSLLFTALLQQVSGLETVIGLYGETLEIPCNNGALKAEDVLMTKWKYDKGEGISGDLWVKTKDQNVSISATDEYKGRVSMAANFSLLLSEAKLTDQRTFICMVVAGADIAEYPVNVVIYKAPAGLEISDKAEELEIGKLTKLGTCFAEDANPAANITWLKNNRPLVADGKGISIQASVQVDPVTGLSTTSSVLEYSAEKGDTDAEFTCSTQHTVGAELVSSPAAFTVTYSTENIVLQVSAQEPLVEGDNVTLKCEADGNPAPTTFNFHLKGELVKVENADTYTITNVSRDTTGEYKCSLVDDPTMEASKDITVNYLDINLSPSGNIVKSAGEALDLTFQIDASGDSKVSWTKDNVKLDKEPKFTTLTFADSGSYECEVTMGLLSRKAVLELAVEGAPVIKQLTKARGEDGKHDVLICEAEGVPKPAVSWSINGTSLDESPFVNGKIIHKIKVVPTANLTVSCTVANEFGVDSSTINVSFVNDDEVRMHKQDQSEDNDQTKLVVGVVVGLLVATLVIGLAYWVYMKKSKQGSWKTGEKENGSSEEEKKLEEKVEENSQKAEV
- the LOC141771735 gene encoding CD166 antigen homolog A-like isoform X2, yielding MHLLSASCVSLLFTALLQQVSGLETVIGLYGETLEIPCNNGALKAEDVLMTKWKYDKGEGISGDLWVKTKDQNVSISATDEYKGRVSMAANFSLLLSEAKLTDQRTFICMVVAGADIAEYPVNVVIYKAPAGLEISDKAEELEIGKLTKLGTCFAEDANPAANITWLKNNRPLVADGKGISIQASVQVDPVTGLSTTSSVLEYSAEKGDTDAEFTCSTQHTVGAELVSSPAAFTVTYSTENIVLQVSAQEPLVEGDNVTLKCEADGNPAPTTFNFHLKGELVKVENADTYTITNVSRDTTGEYKCSLVDDPTMEASKDITVNYLDINLSPSGNIVKSAGEALDLTFQIDASGDSKVSWTKDNVKLDKEPKFTTLTFADSGSYECEVTMGLLSRKAVLELAVEGAPVIKQLTKARGEDGKHDVLICEAEGVPKPAVSWSINGTSLDESPFVNGKIIHKIKVVPTANLTVSCTVANEFGVDSSTINVSFDQSEDNDQTKLVVGVVVGLLVATLVIGLAYWVYMKKSKQGSWKTGEKENGSSEEEKKLEEKVEENSQKAEV